The Vulpes vulpes isolate BD-2025 chromosome 10, VulVul3, whole genome shotgun sequence genome has a window encoding:
- the VEZT gene encoding vezatin isoform X7: protein MTPEFDEEVVFENSPLYQYLQDLGHTDFEICSPLSPKPEKSTVTEGQQKLPARALPKQGILLKVAETIKSWIFSQYNKKDDLLHKLDIGFRLDSLHTILQQEVLLQEDVELIELLDPSILSAGQPQQQENGHLPTLCSLATPNIWDVSVLFAFISLLIMLPTWWIVSSWLVWGMILFIFLIIRALRLWRTAKLQVTLKKYHVHLEDTATNSRAFTNLVRKALRLIQETEVISRGFTLLLDRVSAACPFNKAGQHPSQHLIGLRKAVYRTVRANFQAARLATLYMLKNYPLNSESDNVTNYICVVPFKELGLGLSEEQISEEEAHNLTDGFSLPALKVLFQLWVAQSSEFFRRLALLLSTTNSPPRPLLTPALLPHRILSDVTQGLPHAHSACLEELKRSYEFYRYFETQHHSVPQRLSKTQQKSRELNNVHTAVRSLQLHLKALLNEVIILEDELEKLVCTKETQELVSESYQILEQKLKLIQPHVQASNNCWEEAISQVDRLLRRNTDRKGKPEIVCENPRCTVVPLMQPTLHIADKDPIPEEQELEAYVDDIDMDSDFRKDDFYYLSQEDRERQKREHEESKRVLQELKSVLGFKASEAERQKWKQLLFSDHGVKSEWN, encoded by the exons AATTCTCCACTTTACCAGTACTTACAGGATCTGGGACACACAGACTTTGAAATATGTTCTCCTCTGTCACCAAAGCCAGAAAAAAGCACAGTGACAGAGGGACAACAAAAGCTTCCTGCAAGAGCCCTGCCAAAG CAAGGCATCCTGTTAAAAGTGGCTGAAACCATCAAAAGTTGGATTTTTTCTCAGTACAATAAGAAAGATGACTTACTTCACAAGTTG GATATTGGATTCCGACTCGACTCACTACATACCATCCTGCAACAGGAAGTCCTGTTACAAGAGGATGTGGAACTGATTGAGCTacttgatcccagtatcctgTCTGCAGGGCAACCTCAACAACAGGAAAATGGACACCTTCCAACGCTTTGCTCCTTGGCAACCCCTAATATTTG GGATGTCTCAGTGTTGTTTGCCTTCATTAGTTTGCTCATTATGCTTCCTACTTGGTGGATTGTATCTTCCTGGCTGGTATGGggaatgattctatttatttttctgatcataAGAGCTTTGAGATTATGGAGGACAGCCAAACTACAAGTAACTCTAAAAAAATACCATGTCCATTTAGAAGATACAGCAACAAATAGCCGAGCTTTTACTAACCTTGTGAGAAAAGCTTTACGTCTCATTCAAGAAACTGAAGTCATTTCCAGAGGATTTACACT TTTGCTTGACAGGGTCAGTGCTGCTTGCCCATTTAATAAAGCTGGACAGCATCCCAGTCAGCATCTCATCGGTCTTCGGAAAGCTGTCTACAGAACTGTAAGAGCCAACTTTCAAGCAGCAAGGCTAGCTACCCTATATATGCTGAAAAA CTACCCCCTGAACTCTGAGAGTGACAATGTAACCAACTACATCTGTGTGGTGCCTTTTAAGGAGCTGGGCCTGGGACTTAGTGAAGAGCAGATTTCAGAAGAGGAAGCCCATAATCTTACAGATGGCTTTAGCCTGCCTGCTTTGAAG gtcttATTTCAACTCTGGGTGGCACAGAGTTCGGAGTTCTTCAGACGGTTAGCCCTACTACTTTCTACAACTAATTCACCTCCCAGGCCCTTACTTACTCCAGCACTTTTGCCTCATCGTATTTTATCTGATGTGACTCAAGGTCTACCTCATGCTCATTCTGCCTGCTTGGAAGAGCTTAAGCGCAGCTATGAGTTTTATCGGTACTTTGAAACTCAGCACCACTCAGTACCCCAGCGTTTATCCAAAACTCAACAGAAGTCAAGAGAACTGAATAACGTTCACACAGCAGTACGCAGCTTGCAGCTCCATCTCAAAGCATTACTGAATGA GGTAATAATTCTTGAAGATGAACTTGAAAAACTTGTTTGTACTAAAGAAACACAAGAACTAGTATCAGAATCTTATCAAATCCTAGAACAGAAGTTAAAGTTGATTCAGCCCCATGTTCAGGCAAGCAACAATTGCTGGGAAGAGGCCATTTCTCAAGTGGACCGACTGCTACGAAGAAACACAGATAGAAAAG GCAAGCCTGAAATAGTATGTGAAAATCCACGTTGTACTGTGGTACCTTTGATGCAGCCTACCCTACACATTGCAGACAAAGATCCAATCCCTGAGGAGCAG gaATTAGAAGCTTATGTAGATGATATAGATATGGACAGTGATTTCAGAAAGGATGATTTTTATTACTTGTCtcaagaagacagagagagacagaagcgtGAGCATGAAGAATCCAAGAGGGTACTCCAAGAATTAAAATCTGTGCTGGGATTTAAAGCATCAGAGGCAGAAAGGCAGAAGTGGAAGCAACTTCTATTTAGTGATCACG
- the VEZT gene encoding vezatin isoform X8 produces the protein MTPEFDEEVVFENSPLYQYLQDLGHTDFEICSPLSPKPEKSTVTEGQQKLPARALPKQGILLKVAETIKSWIFSQYNKKDDLLHKLDIGFRLDSLHTILQQEVLLQEDVELIELLDPSILSAGQPQQQENGHLPTLCSLATPNIWDVSVLFAFISLLIMLPTWWIVSSWLVWGMILFIFLIIRALRLWRTAKLQVTLKKYHVHLEDTATNSRAFTNLVRKALRLIQETEVISRGFTLVSAACPFNKAGQHPSQHLIGLRKAVYRTVRANFQAARLATLYMLKNYPLNSESDNVTNYICVVPFKELGLGLSEEQISEEEAHNLTDGFSLPALKVLFQLWVAQSSEFFRRLALLLSTTNSPPRPLLTPALLPHRILSDVTQGLPHAHSACLEELKRSYEFYRYFETQHHSVPQRLSKTQQKSRELNNVHTAVRSLQLHLKALLNEVIILEDELEKLVCTKETQELVSESYQILEQKLKLIQPHVQASNNCWEEAISQVDRLLRRNTDRKGKPEIVCENPRCTVVPLMQPTLHIADKDPIPEEQELEAYVDDIDMDSDFRKDDFYYLSQEDRERQKREHEESKRVLQELKSVLGFKASEAERQKWKQLLFSDHGVKSEWN, from the exons AATTCTCCACTTTACCAGTACTTACAGGATCTGGGACACACAGACTTTGAAATATGTTCTCCTCTGTCACCAAAGCCAGAAAAAAGCACAGTGACAGAGGGACAACAAAAGCTTCCTGCAAGAGCCCTGCCAAAG CAAGGCATCCTGTTAAAAGTGGCTGAAACCATCAAAAGTTGGATTTTTTCTCAGTACAATAAGAAAGATGACTTACTTCACAAGTTG GATATTGGATTCCGACTCGACTCACTACATACCATCCTGCAACAGGAAGTCCTGTTACAAGAGGATGTGGAACTGATTGAGCTacttgatcccagtatcctgTCTGCAGGGCAACCTCAACAACAGGAAAATGGACACCTTCCAACGCTTTGCTCCTTGGCAACCCCTAATATTTG GGATGTCTCAGTGTTGTTTGCCTTCATTAGTTTGCTCATTATGCTTCCTACTTGGTGGATTGTATCTTCCTGGCTGGTATGGggaatgattctatttatttttctgatcataAGAGCTTTGAGATTATGGAGGACAGCCAAACTACAAGTAACTCTAAAAAAATACCATGTCCATTTAGAAGATACAGCAACAAATAGCCGAGCTTTTACTAACCTTGTGAGAAAAGCTTTACGTCTCATTCAAGAAACTGAAGTCATTTCCAGAGGATTTACACT GGTCAGTGCTGCTTGCCCATTTAATAAAGCTGGACAGCATCCCAGTCAGCATCTCATCGGTCTTCGGAAAGCTGTCTACAGAACTGTAAGAGCCAACTTTCAAGCAGCAAGGCTAGCTACCCTATATATGCTGAAAAA CTACCCCCTGAACTCTGAGAGTGACAATGTAACCAACTACATCTGTGTGGTGCCTTTTAAGGAGCTGGGCCTGGGACTTAGTGAAGAGCAGATTTCAGAAGAGGAAGCCCATAATCTTACAGATGGCTTTAGCCTGCCTGCTTTGAAG gtcttATTTCAACTCTGGGTGGCACAGAGTTCGGAGTTCTTCAGACGGTTAGCCCTACTACTTTCTACAACTAATTCACCTCCCAGGCCCTTACTTACTCCAGCACTTTTGCCTCATCGTATTTTATCTGATGTGACTCAAGGTCTACCTCATGCTCATTCTGCCTGCTTGGAAGAGCTTAAGCGCAGCTATGAGTTTTATCGGTACTTTGAAACTCAGCACCACTCAGTACCCCAGCGTTTATCCAAAACTCAACAGAAGTCAAGAGAACTGAATAACGTTCACACAGCAGTACGCAGCTTGCAGCTCCATCTCAAAGCATTACTGAATGA GGTAATAATTCTTGAAGATGAACTTGAAAAACTTGTTTGTACTAAAGAAACACAAGAACTAGTATCAGAATCTTATCAAATCCTAGAACAGAAGTTAAAGTTGATTCAGCCCCATGTTCAGGCAAGCAACAATTGCTGGGAAGAGGCCATTTCTCAAGTGGACCGACTGCTACGAAGAAACACAGATAGAAAAG GCAAGCCTGAAATAGTATGTGAAAATCCACGTTGTACTGTGGTACCTTTGATGCAGCCTACCCTACACATTGCAGACAAAGATCCAATCCCTGAGGAGCAG gaATTAGAAGCTTATGTAGATGATATAGATATGGACAGTGATTTCAGAAAGGATGATTTTTATTACTTGTCtcaagaagacagagagagacagaagcgtGAGCATGAAGAATCCAAGAGGGTACTCCAAGAATTAAAATCTGTGCTGGGATTTAAAGCATCAGAGGCAGAAAGGCAGAAGTGGAAGCAACTTCTATTTAGTGATCACG
- the VEZT gene encoding vezatin isoform X5, which translates to MTPEFDEEVVFENSPLYQYLQDLGHTDFEICSPLSPKPEKSTVTEGQQKLPARALPKQGILLKVAETIKSWIFSQYNKKDDLLHKLVEPSSSFSDTRTVDIGFRLDSLHTILQQEVLLQEDVELIELLDPSILSAGQPQQQENGHLPTLCSLATPNIWDVSVLFAFISLLIMLPTWWIVSSWLVWGMILFIFLIIRALRLWRTAKLQVTLKKYHVHLEDTATNSRAFTNLVRKALRLIQETEVISRGFTLLLDRVSAACPFNKAGQHPSQHLIGLRKAVYRTVRANFQAARLATLYMLKNYPLNSESDNVTNYICVVPFKELGLGLSEEQISEEEAHNLTDGFSLPALKVLFQLWVAQSSEFFRRLALLLSTTNSPPRPLLTPALLPHRILSDVTQGLPHAHSACLEELKRSYEFYRYFETQHHSVPQRLSKTQQKSRELNNVHTAVRSLQLHLKALLNEVIILEDELEKLVCTKETQELVSESYQILEQKLKLIQPHVQASNNCWEEAISQVDRLLRRNTDRKGKPEIVCENPRCTVVPLMQPTLHIADKDPIPEEQELEAYVDDIDMDSDFRKDDFYYLSQEDRERQKREHEESKRVLQELKSVLGFKASEAERQKWKQLLFSDHGVKSEWN; encoded by the exons AATTCTCCACTTTACCAGTACTTACAGGATCTGGGACACACAGACTTTGAAATATGTTCTCCTCTGTCACCAAAGCCAGAAAAAAGCACAGTGACAGAGGGACAACAAAAGCTTCCTGCAAGAGCCCTGCCAAAG CAAGGCATCCTGTTAAAAGTGGCTGAAACCATCAAAAGTTGGATTTTTTCTCAGTACAATAAGAAAGATGACTTACTTCACAAGTTG GTGGAGCCATCCTCATCCTTCAGTGATACTAGGACTGTG GATATTGGATTCCGACTCGACTCACTACATACCATCCTGCAACAGGAAGTCCTGTTACAAGAGGATGTGGAACTGATTGAGCTacttgatcccagtatcctgTCTGCAGGGCAACCTCAACAACAGGAAAATGGACACCTTCCAACGCTTTGCTCCTTGGCAACCCCTAATATTTG GGATGTCTCAGTGTTGTTTGCCTTCATTAGTTTGCTCATTATGCTTCCTACTTGGTGGATTGTATCTTCCTGGCTGGTATGGggaatgattctatttatttttctgatcataAGAGCTTTGAGATTATGGAGGACAGCCAAACTACAAGTAACTCTAAAAAAATACCATGTCCATTTAGAAGATACAGCAACAAATAGCCGAGCTTTTACTAACCTTGTGAGAAAAGCTTTACGTCTCATTCAAGAAACTGAAGTCATTTCCAGAGGATTTACACT TTTGCTTGACAGGGTCAGTGCTGCTTGCCCATTTAATAAAGCTGGACAGCATCCCAGTCAGCATCTCATCGGTCTTCGGAAAGCTGTCTACAGAACTGTAAGAGCCAACTTTCAAGCAGCAAGGCTAGCTACCCTATATATGCTGAAAAA CTACCCCCTGAACTCTGAGAGTGACAATGTAACCAACTACATCTGTGTGGTGCCTTTTAAGGAGCTGGGCCTGGGACTTAGTGAAGAGCAGATTTCAGAAGAGGAAGCCCATAATCTTACAGATGGCTTTAGCCTGCCTGCTTTGAAG gtcttATTTCAACTCTGGGTGGCACAGAGTTCGGAGTTCTTCAGACGGTTAGCCCTACTACTTTCTACAACTAATTCACCTCCCAGGCCCTTACTTACTCCAGCACTTTTGCCTCATCGTATTTTATCTGATGTGACTCAAGGTCTACCTCATGCTCATTCTGCCTGCTTGGAAGAGCTTAAGCGCAGCTATGAGTTTTATCGGTACTTTGAAACTCAGCACCACTCAGTACCCCAGCGTTTATCCAAAACTCAACAGAAGTCAAGAGAACTGAATAACGTTCACACAGCAGTACGCAGCTTGCAGCTCCATCTCAAAGCATTACTGAATGA GGTAATAATTCTTGAAGATGAACTTGAAAAACTTGTTTGTACTAAAGAAACACAAGAACTAGTATCAGAATCTTATCAAATCCTAGAACAGAAGTTAAAGTTGATTCAGCCCCATGTTCAGGCAAGCAACAATTGCTGGGAAGAGGCCATTTCTCAAGTGGACCGACTGCTACGAAGAAACACAGATAGAAAAG GCAAGCCTGAAATAGTATGTGAAAATCCACGTTGTACTGTGGTACCTTTGATGCAGCCTACCCTACACATTGCAGACAAAGATCCAATCCCTGAGGAGCAG gaATTAGAAGCTTATGTAGATGATATAGATATGGACAGTGATTTCAGAAAGGATGATTTTTATTACTTGTCtcaagaagacagagagagacagaagcgtGAGCATGAAGAATCCAAGAGGGTACTCCAAGAATTAAAATCTGTGCTGGGATTTAAAGCATCAGAGGCAGAAAGGCAGAAGTGGAAGCAACTTCTATTTAGTGATCACG
- the VEZT gene encoding vezatin isoform X6, which produces MTPEFDEEVVFENSPLYQYLQDLGHTDFEICSPLSPKPEKSTVTEGQQKLPARALPKQGILLKVAETIKSWIFSQYNKKDDLLHKLVEPSSSFSDTRTVDIGFRLDSLHTILQQEVLLQEDVELIELLDPSILSAGQPQQQENGHLPTLCSLATPNIWDVSVLFAFISLLIMLPTWWIVSSWLVWGMILFIFLIIRALRLWRTAKLQVTLKKYHVHLEDTATNSRAFTNLVRKALRLIQETEVISRGFTLVSAACPFNKAGQHPSQHLIGLRKAVYRTVRANFQAARLATLYMLKNYPLNSESDNVTNYICVVPFKELGLGLSEEQISEEEAHNLTDGFSLPALKVLFQLWVAQSSEFFRRLALLLSTTNSPPRPLLTPALLPHRILSDVTQGLPHAHSACLEELKRSYEFYRYFETQHHSVPQRLSKTQQKSRELNNVHTAVRSLQLHLKALLNEVIILEDELEKLVCTKETQELVSESYQILEQKLKLIQPHVQASNNCWEEAISQVDRLLRRNTDRKGKPEIVCENPRCTVVPLMQPTLHIADKDPIPEEQELEAYVDDIDMDSDFRKDDFYYLSQEDRERQKREHEESKRVLQELKSVLGFKASEAERQKWKQLLFSDHGVKSEWN; this is translated from the exons AATTCTCCACTTTACCAGTACTTACAGGATCTGGGACACACAGACTTTGAAATATGTTCTCCTCTGTCACCAAAGCCAGAAAAAAGCACAGTGACAGAGGGACAACAAAAGCTTCCTGCAAGAGCCCTGCCAAAG CAAGGCATCCTGTTAAAAGTGGCTGAAACCATCAAAAGTTGGATTTTTTCTCAGTACAATAAGAAAGATGACTTACTTCACAAGTTG GTGGAGCCATCCTCATCCTTCAGTGATACTAGGACTGTG GATATTGGATTCCGACTCGACTCACTACATACCATCCTGCAACAGGAAGTCCTGTTACAAGAGGATGTGGAACTGATTGAGCTacttgatcccagtatcctgTCTGCAGGGCAACCTCAACAACAGGAAAATGGACACCTTCCAACGCTTTGCTCCTTGGCAACCCCTAATATTTG GGATGTCTCAGTGTTGTTTGCCTTCATTAGTTTGCTCATTATGCTTCCTACTTGGTGGATTGTATCTTCCTGGCTGGTATGGggaatgattctatttatttttctgatcataAGAGCTTTGAGATTATGGAGGACAGCCAAACTACAAGTAACTCTAAAAAAATACCATGTCCATTTAGAAGATACAGCAACAAATAGCCGAGCTTTTACTAACCTTGTGAGAAAAGCTTTACGTCTCATTCAAGAAACTGAAGTCATTTCCAGAGGATTTACACT GGTCAGTGCTGCTTGCCCATTTAATAAAGCTGGACAGCATCCCAGTCAGCATCTCATCGGTCTTCGGAAAGCTGTCTACAGAACTGTAAGAGCCAACTTTCAAGCAGCAAGGCTAGCTACCCTATATATGCTGAAAAA CTACCCCCTGAACTCTGAGAGTGACAATGTAACCAACTACATCTGTGTGGTGCCTTTTAAGGAGCTGGGCCTGGGACTTAGTGAAGAGCAGATTTCAGAAGAGGAAGCCCATAATCTTACAGATGGCTTTAGCCTGCCTGCTTTGAAG gtcttATTTCAACTCTGGGTGGCACAGAGTTCGGAGTTCTTCAGACGGTTAGCCCTACTACTTTCTACAACTAATTCACCTCCCAGGCCCTTACTTACTCCAGCACTTTTGCCTCATCGTATTTTATCTGATGTGACTCAAGGTCTACCTCATGCTCATTCTGCCTGCTTGGAAGAGCTTAAGCGCAGCTATGAGTTTTATCGGTACTTTGAAACTCAGCACCACTCAGTACCCCAGCGTTTATCCAAAACTCAACAGAAGTCAAGAGAACTGAATAACGTTCACACAGCAGTACGCAGCTTGCAGCTCCATCTCAAAGCATTACTGAATGA GGTAATAATTCTTGAAGATGAACTTGAAAAACTTGTTTGTACTAAAGAAACACAAGAACTAGTATCAGAATCTTATCAAATCCTAGAACAGAAGTTAAAGTTGATTCAGCCCCATGTTCAGGCAAGCAACAATTGCTGGGAAGAGGCCATTTCTCAAGTGGACCGACTGCTACGAAGAAACACAGATAGAAAAG GCAAGCCTGAAATAGTATGTGAAAATCCACGTTGTACTGTGGTACCTTTGATGCAGCCTACCCTACACATTGCAGACAAAGATCCAATCCCTGAGGAGCAG gaATTAGAAGCTTATGTAGATGATATAGATATGGACAGTGATTTCAGAAAGGATGATTTTTATTACTTGTCtcaagaagacagagagagacagaagcgtGAGCATGAAGAATCCAAGAGGGTACTCCAAGAATTAAAATCTGTGCTGGGATTTAAAGCATCAGAGGCAGAAAGGCAGAAGTGGAAGCAACTTCTATTTAGTGATCACG